The Patescibacteria group bacterium genome window below encodes:
- the murD gene encoding UDP-N-acetylmuramoyl-L-alanine--D-glutamate ligase yields the protein MKKVDLKTMEKEIACLGLGSEMEAMLGYWHKNNFKPKIIVFDFLSYKQLLKKYPTIKEWDNVSWTSTKPNFTNLQKYETIIRSPGVFLSPELRKKLAKKNLKIISPMQLFLEACPSKKIIGITGTKGKGTTASLLYEIIKKSGKKAWLGGNIGVAPFTFLEKIKEQDYIILELSSFQLEDMTTSPAIAVMTNFYPEHLSPADPNNPNYHVSLKDYWQAKAKLWQNQNKNDILIANVKIKEKIIKTKPKGQVFYTNKGKLVNQLPGEHNKENIALAEEVAKRLKIKKETYTKAIKNFKGLEHRLEYIGKKYDALWYNDSFATTPESAITALKSFKQSVILLAGGADKGSDFSQMAKEIKKRKVKQVILFQGKGSDKILKELKKVKYPKEKITVVKSMQEAGRTVKKIVSKENIILLSPGCASFGVFKNYKERGEKFKQLLKKQ from the coding sequence ATGAAAAAAGTTGATCTAAAAACCATGGAAAAAGAAATTGCCTGTCTGGGGCTTGGCTCTGAGATGGAAGCTATGCTGGGGTATTGGCACAAAAATAACTTTAAACCAAAAATCATTGTCTTTGATTTTTTATCATATAAACAACTCTTGAAAAAATACCCGACTATAAAAGAATGGGATAATGTAAGCTGGACCTCTACTAAGCCTAATTTTACCAACCTTCAAAAATACGAAACAATTATTCGCTCACCAGGAGTATTTCTATCCCCTGAACTAAGAAAAAAACTGGCTAAGAAAAATCTTAAAATTATCTCTCCAATGCAACTCTTTCTTGAAGCTTGTCCTAGTAAAAAGATAATCGGCATAACCGGTACTAAAGGTAAAGGCACTACCGCTAGTCTACTTTATGAAATTATTAAAAAAAGCGGAAAAAAAGCTTGGTTAGGAGGTAATATCGGAGTAGCGCCCTTTACTTTTTTAGAAAAAATAAAAGAACAAGATTACATAATATTAGAACTTTCAAGTTTTCAGTTAGAAGATATGACAACTAGTCCAGCAATAGCCGTTATGACTAATTTTTACCCCGAACATCTATCCCCAGCTGATCCCAATAATCCCAACTACCATGTTTCGTTAAAAGACTATTGGCAAGCCAAGGCTAAACTGTGGCAAAACCAAAATAAAAATGACATCTTAATCGCTAATGTAAAAATTAAAGAAAAAATTATAAAAACCAAACCAAAGGGACAGGTTTTTTATACAAACAAAGGCAAGCTAGTTAACCAACTACCAGGAGAACATAATAAAGAAAATATCGCCCTGGCCGAAGAAGTGGCTAAAAGACTTAAAATTAAAAAAGAAACTTACACTAAAGCAATTAAAAACTTTAAAGGACTTGAACACCGTCTGGAATACATAGGTAAAAAATATGACGCTCTTTGGTATAACGATAGTTTTGCGACTACTCCAGAATCAGCCATAACCGCTCTTAAGTCATTTAAACAATCAGTAATTCTTTTAGCCGGTGGTGCAGATAAAGGATCGGATTTTTCCCAAATGGCTAAAGAAATTAAGAAAAGAAAAGTTAAACAAGTTATACTTTTCCAAGGCAAAGGCTCAGATAAAATCCTTAAAGAACTTAAAAAAGTTAAATATCCAAAAGAAAAAATAACTGTAGTTAAAAGCATGCAAGAGGCGGGAAGAACAGTTAAAAAAATAGTGTCTAAAGAAAATATAATATTACTCTCCCCTGGCTGTGCCAGTTTCGGAGTTTTTAAAAATTACAAAGAAAGAGGAGAAAAATTTAAGCAACTCCTTAAAAAACAATAA
- a CDS encoding lysine biosynthesis protein LysW translates to MIIGSCPLCHSDVILDDEVYEQDLLTCSNCGKDLEVASLSPLCLEAVEEE, encoded by the coding sequence ATGATCATAGGATCTTGCCCCTTGTGTCATAGCGACGTTATCTTGGATGACGAAGTTTATGAACAAGATTTGCTTACTTGTTCAAACTGTGGGAAAGACTTGGAGGTGGCATCTTTGTCTCCTTTATGTCTTGAGGCAGTTGAAGAAGAATAG
- the atpC gene encoding ATP synthase F1 subunit epsilon, translating into MSDKDFFTFEIVSPERVVLKSRVSRVTVPTVSGEITILPHHIPLVSILAPGVVEAETENGDIEIMSVSGGLVEVVLGKVVILADTAERADELDEELIAQAKSEAEKLKERIRQGDDVDFAALSAKLEKALARERSLKRWRNLPK; encoded by the coding sequence TTTTGAAATAGTTTCTCCCGAAAGAGTGGTTTTAAAAAGCCGCGTTAGTCGGGTAACCGTCCCGACGGTTAGCGGTGAGATTACTATTTTACCCCACCATATTCCCTTGGTTTCTATTTTGGCACCTGGGGTGGTTGAAGCTGAAACCGAGAATGGAGATATTGAGATTATGTCTGTGTCTGGTGGTTTAGTTGAAGTGGTTTTGGGTAAGGTGGTGATTTTAGCGGATACTGCCGAAAGAGCAGATGAGTTGGATGAAGAATTGATCGCACAGGCCAAGAGTGAAGCAGAGAAACTTAAAGAAAGAATTCGCCAAGGTGATGATGTAGACTTCGCAGCTTTAAGTGCTAAGTTGGAAAAAGCTTTGGCTAGAGAAAGAAGTTTAAAACGTTGGCGTAATTTGCCGAAATAG